The following are encoded together in the Anaerohalosphaeraceae bacterium genome:
- the arsB gene encoding ACR3 family arsenite efflux transporter gives MNRQTVVQKKEKGLNIFEKYLTVWVILCIAGGIGLGKAAPGLAKTLDGMAVYVNQAPVISIPIAVCLFFMMYPIMVKIDFAEVLKAGKSIKPVALTLFVNWAIKPFTMYAIALFFLGTLFYGFIGPDAVDLVKMPFGLDLPVGAQYGVGTVVLENGVKMLQVPLWRSYLAGCILLGIAPCTAMVLVWGYLAKGNDGHTLVMVAINSLTMLVLYGPLGGFLLGVGKLPVPWQALLLSIAVYVALPLAAGFFSRRWILARKGPEWFETRFLHILTPITIVALLLTLVLLFSFKGDTILNNPLTILWIAVPLFLQTCLIFAVAYALARWLKLNYADAAPSAMIGASNHFEVAIATATMLFGLSSGAALATVVGVLIEVPVMLMLVKICLKTQHWFRPAVVETR, from the coding sequence ATGAATCGGCAAACTGTTGTTCAAAAAAAGGAAAAGGGATTAAACATCTTCGAAAAATATCTGACCGTGTGGGTGATTCTCTGCATTGCCGGCGGGATTGGGCTGGGCAAAGCGGCGCCCGGCCTGGCCAAAACGCTCGACGGCATGGCCGTGTACGTCAATCAGGCGCCGGTCATTTCCATCCCGATTGCCGTGTGCCTGTTTTTTATGATGTACCCGATTATGGTCAAGATTGACTTTGCCGAGGTGCTCAAAGCCGGCAAAAGCATCAAACCCGTCGCCCTGACCCTGTTCGTCAACTGGGCGATTAAGCCGTTTACGATGTACGCCATCGCCCTCTTTTTCTTAGGCACGCTCTTTTACGGCTTCATCGGGCCGGACGCTGTGGACCTCGTCAAGATGCCCTTCGGGCTGGATTTGCCGGTCGGCGCCCAGTACGGCGTCGGCACCGTCGTGCTCGAAAACGGCGTCAAGATGCTTCAGGTGCCGCTGTGGCGCAGCTATCTGGCCGGCTGCATCCTGCTGGGCATCGCCCCCTGCACGGCGATGGTGCTGGTCTGGGGCTATCTGGCCAAAGGCAATGACGGGCATACGCTGGTGATGGTGGCGATAAATTCGCTGACGATGCTGGTTCTGTACGGCCCGCTGGGCGGCTTCCTCCTGGGCGTCGGCAAGCTGCCGGTTCCCTGGCAGGCCCTGCTGCTGTCCATCGCCGTCTATGTCGCCCTGCCGCTGGCCGCCGGTTTCTTCTCCCGCCGGTGGATTCTGGCCCGCAAGGGTCCCGAATGGTTCGAAACCAGATTCCTGCATATCCTCACGCCGATTACCATCGTTGCTCTGCTGCTGACGCTGGTGCTGCTGTTTTCCTTCAAGGGCGACACCATTCTGAATAATCCTCTGACGATTCTGTGGATTGCTGTTCCGCTGTTTCTCCAGACCTGTCTGATTTTCGCAGTGGCCTATGCGCTGGCGCGCTGGCTGAAGCTGAATTATGCGGATGCGGCGCCGTCGGCGATGATTGGGGCCAGCAACCATTTTGAAGTGGCGATTGCCACGGCGACGATGCTCTTCGGTCTGTCCTCCGGCGCGGCGCTGGCCACGGTAGTCGGCGTGCTTATCGAAGTGCCGGTGATGCTGATGCTGGTCAAAATCTGCCTGAAAACGCAGCACTGGTTCCGGCCCGCCGTCGTAGAAACCCGATAG
- a CDS encoding flavodoxin family protein, with translation MDRRKFLSQGVLAGSAAAFGLSAAAQTNETAPLRIIGISCSPRKGKTTSRAVQIALEAAQSVSPRIQTQLIDLGEMTVGGWQGGATPETPKEIIDDYSSEVEPLLETPGLGGLIIGSPVYFRTMSSLCKALLERMASLRTPKYYLADLPVGAVAVGSFRNGGQELVIEQIHAAMLCHEAFIVGGKPKGHQGATLVNAYNDDITKDEIGVQTARQLGIRVAEAALKTRG, from the coding sequence ATGGATCGACGAAAGTTTCTTTCACAGGGAGTTCTTGCCGGTTCCGCTGCGGCCTTCGGCCTTTCGGCGGCGGCACAGACGAACGAAACGGCTCCGCTGCGAATCATCGGCATCAGCTGCAGCCCCCGCAAAGGCAAAACCACATCCAGAGCTGTTCAGATTGCCCTCGAGGCCGCCCAGTCCGTTTCCCCCCGCATTCAGACTCAGCTGATTGATTTGGGCGAAATGACCGTCGGCGGCTGGCAGGGCGGCGCCACCCCGGAAACCCCGAAGGAAATCATCGATGATTACTCCAGCGAGGTGGAACCCCTGCTGGAAACGCCGGGGCTGGGCGGGCTGATTATCGGGTCGCCGGTCTATTTCCGCACAATGAGCTCGCTGTGCAAGGCTCTGCTGGAGCGGATGGCTTCGCTGCGGACCCCCAAATATTATCTGGCGGACCTGCCGGTCGGGGCGGTGGCCGTCGGCTCGTTCCGCAACGGCGGGCAGGAGCTGGTGATTGAACAGATTCACGCGGCGATGCTCTGTCATGAGGCGTTTATTGTCGGCGGCAAACCCAAAGGGCATCAGGGGGCTACACTTGTAAATGCCTACAACGACGACATCACCAAGGATGAAATCGGCGTTCAGACCGCCAGACAGCTGGGGATTCGGGTTGCCGAGGCGGCCCTGAAGACCCGCGGCTGA
- a CDS encoding fused MFS/spermidine synthase, which produces MEKHCRAAISPYNVERRRRKHYHLFHPLQMEPNPDRTARQKTRTAAAVLVACLCGWFVMELEILGVRMLAPYFGSAVYVVTGSVIGTFLLSLSVGYLLGGRLSAQKNSGILLGVFILLAGVWTAVLPFFTGPVCERIFDWGLDEKWGSLLAALALFAVPTTFLGTVSPTVVRWLTQRPEEAGVSAGVVMALSTIASFAGCVVTAFYLILYSMRLVLSISGLILALLGTAVLFTALVRRKKHA; this is translated from the coding sequence TTGGAAAAACATTGCCGAGCCGCAATAAGTCCTTATAATGTCGAGCGTCGGCGGCGGAAACACTACCACCTTTTTCATCCGCTTCAAATGGAACCGAATCCGGACAGGACAGCCAGGCAGAAAACCCGCACGGCGGCGGCCGTTTTGGTCGCCTGTCTGTGCGGCTGGTTCGTGATGGAGCTGGAGATTCTGGGGGTGCGGATGCTGGCCCCTTATTTCGGCAGCGCCGTGTATGTGGTTACCGGCAGCGTCATCGGCACCTTTCTGCTGAGCTTGTCCGTAGGGTATCTGCTGGGGGGACGGCTGTCGGCTCAAAAAAACAGCGGCATTCTGCTGGGTGTTTTTATCCTGCTGGCGGGCGTCTGGACGGCTGTTCTGCCGTTTTTCACCGGTCCGGTGTGCGAGAGGATTTTCGATTGGGGACTGGATGAAAAATGGGGTTCGCTGCTGGCGGCGCTGGCACTGTTTGCCGTGCCGACGACCTTTCTGGGGACGGTGTCTCCGACGGTGGTCCGCTGGCTGACGCAGCGGCCGGAGGAAGCGGGGGTCAGTGCCGGTGTGGTGATGGCCCTTTCCACGATTGCCAGTTTTGCGGGCTGTGTGGTGACGGCCTTTTATCTGATTCTGTATTCGATGCGTCTGGTCCTGTCGATTTCCGGCCTGATTCTGGCCCTGCTGGGAACGGCCGTACTTTTTACGGCCCTGGTGCGGAGGAAAAAGCATGCGTAA
- a CDS encoding metalloregulator ArsR/SmtB family transcription factor — translation MEKEAAYLKGLSDPIRLRLAVMLAVRGELCVCLLAEALRQPQYKISRHLSILRRQGIVEVRRQGTWMYYRLRPPAGPMERSLQNCLADCFRSHPTVRQDLQRLDRAQCSPNPSKNERKQRS, via the coding sequence ATGGAAAAAGAAGCGGCCTATCTGAAGGGATTGTCGGACCCGATTCGCCTGCGGCTGGCGGTGATGCTGGCGGTTCGCGGGGAGCTGTGCGTCTGTCTGCTCGCGGAAGCCCTGCGCCAGCCCCAGTACAAAATCTCCCGGCACCTGAGCATCCTGCGGCGTCAGGGAATCGTTGAAGTCCGGCGGCAGGGCACCTGGATGTACTACCGGCTGCGTCCGCCCGCCGGCCCGATGGAACGGTCCCTCCAAAACTGCCTGGCGGACTGCTTCCGGAGCCATCCGACGGTTCGGCAGGACCTTCAGCGGCTCGACAGGGCCCAATGCAGTCCGAACCCCTCAAAAAATGAAAGGAAGCAGCGGTCATGA
- a CDS encoding arsenate reductase ArsC, which translates to MKKKERVLFFCKHNSCRSQMAEAYLKKLASDRFEVFSAGLFPEMIHPFVEVVMQEDGVSLRGQTAKSIDLYLGKQPLDHIIIVCQEGEAECPRLYPFALHVERWPLPDPASVQGDKETILAAFRQTREAVKEHIKNWLKKKAEEQQA; encoded by the coding sequence ATGAAAAAAAAAGAACGCGTGCTGTTTTTCTGCAAACACAACTCCTGCCGGAGCCAGATGGCCGAGGCGTACTTGAAGAAACTGGCCTCCGACCGCTTTGAGGTCTTCAGCGCCGGTCTGTTCCCGGAAATGATTCATCCGTTCGTTGAGGTTGTGATGCAGGAGGACGGCGTGAGCCTCCGCGGCCAGACCGCCAAAAGCATCGACCTGTATCTGGGCAAACAGCCCCTGGACCACATTATTATCGTCTGTCAGGAAGGCGAGGCCGAGTGTCCCCGGCTGTATCCGTTTGCCCTGCATGTCGAGCGATGGCCGCTGCCCGACCCGGCAAGTGTACAGGGGGACAAGGAAACCATTCTGGCCGCCTTTCGCCAAACCAGAGAGGCCGTCAAGGAACACATAAAAAACTGGCTGAAAAAGAAAGCGGAAGAACAGCAGGCATGA
- a CDS encoding thioredoxin family protein, which translates to MKQKNSVWLVIAAALALLLAVQFIQTRRYQTQTENFPDDSIVGQGRPVLVQITSASCIYCRRMMPTLTELARTHAPHFAIALVSLDRQPQAGRKYEVQALPMQIFYDAQGNELSRHVGAMSREEILNQWRQAGLAIP; encoded by the coding sequence ATGAAGCAGAAAAACTCTGTGTGGCTGGTCATAGCGGCGGCCCTGGCATTGCTTTTGGCTGTTCAGTTTATCCAGACCCGCCGCTACCAGACCCAGACTGAGAACTTTCCGGATGACTCCATCGTCGGACAGGGCAGACCGGTACTCGTGCAGATTACGTCGGCCTCCTGCATTTACTGCCGGCGGATGATGCCGACCCTGACGGAACTGGCCCGGACACACGCCCCGCACTTTGCGATTGCACTGGTCTCGCTGGACCGACAGCCCCAGGCAGGCCGAAAATACGAGGTGCAGGCCCTTCCGATGCAGATTTTCTACGATGCGCAGGGAAACGAACTGTCCCGCCATGTCGGCGCGATGAGCCGCGAGGAAATCCTGAATCAATGGCGGCAGGCAGGGCTGGCGATTCCGTAG
- a CDS encoding ferritin family protein, with protein sequence MLKFRTFDEVLDFAIIQEKAAQQFYAKLAQDVQDPAVKDFYRQLITEEKEHEKRLMSLKGYAYAFREPDLRDLSESGYLDAMPVPENVTIREAVDFAIRKERSAEHLYSLLADLAPQEELEQLFRMLSEQELHHRTAFEKKRLLLDKKDASASSSDPKSPE encoded by the coding sequence ATGCTCAAATTTCGCACATTCGACGAGGTATTGGACTTTGCAATCATCCAGGAAAAAGCGGCCCAGCAGTTCTATGCCAAGCTGGCTCAGGATGTGCAGGACCCCGCCGTCAAAGACTTTTACCGTCAGCTGATTACCGAAGAAAAAGAGCACGAAAAACGCCTGATGTCTCTGAAGGGGTATGCGTATGCCTTCCGGGAGCCGGACCTGCGCGATTTGTCGGAGAGCGGCTATCTGGATGCGATGCCGGTGCCGGAGAACGTGACAATCCGGGAGGCCGTGGACTTTGCCATCCGCAAAGAACGTTCTGCCGAGCATTTATATTCTTTGTTGGCCGATTTGGCCCCGCAGGAAGAGCTCGAACAGCTCTTTCGAATGCTCTCCGAGCAGGAGCTTCATCACCGGACGGCCTTTGAAAAAAAACGACTCCTGCTCGATAAAAAGGACGCATCGGCGTCTTCGAGCGACCCAAAAAGCCCTGAATAA
- a CDS encoding arsenate reductase ArsC, whose amino-acid sequence MTACGTKLRILFLCTGNSCRSQMAEGWARHLKGGCVEPYSAGIETHGLNPLAVRVMAEAGVDISAHRSKHLDEVRHIPFDYVITVCDHAHEHCPLFPGKTKILHVGFEDPPRLAKAAKTEEEALNCYRRVRDQIRAFVEQIPDILTRGEPK is encoded by the coding sequence ATGACGGCGTGTGGAACAAAACTTCGCATTCTCTTTCTTTGTACAGGCAATTCCTGCCGAAGCCAGATGGCCGAGGGCTGGGCCCGTCATCTCAAAGGCGGCTGTGTGGAGCCCTATTCGGCGGGCATCGAAACACACGGCTTAAATCCGCTGGCCGTCCGCGTGATGGCCGAAGCGGGCGTGGACATCTCCGCCCACCGCTCCAAGCACCTCGACGAGGTCCGCCATATTCCGTTCGACTATGTCATCACCGTCTGCGACCATGCCCACGAGCACTGCCCGCTGTTTCCCGGCAAAACCAAAATCCTGCATGTCGGGTTTGAAGACCCGCCGCGTCTGGCCAAAGCCGCCAAAACAGAGGAAGAAGCCCTGAACTGCTACCGCCGCGTGCGCGACCAAATCCGCGCCTTTGTCGAACAGATTCCCGACATCCTGACCCGGGGAGAACCCAAATGA
- a CDS encoding fused MFS/spermidine synthase → MRKKRWDFPAVFLFLSVLSAAAPEEWGRLAARKESLYNTIFVYQKDSVVTLRFGRRAAVPIQTQVDLNDLRHHQLEYTKLVYASLLYVPEPNSILVLGLGGGVIPRDFRFYFPQAQIDVVEIDEAIPPLAKEFFAFAEDDKLKVYVDDGRMFIKKRLRRPNPPQYDIIVLDAFNGDYIPFHLMTREFLEEVKGVLSPTGVVAANVFYDNQLFDAEWVTFLKVFDRCDVFLGRTSGNAILISPGAQVQTPQGAAFLERARMLQERHKFAFSLPAIARCFRPDLKPDPQARVLTDDRAPVDYLRQQQRRE, encoded by the coding sequence ATGCGTAAAAAACGATGGGATTTTCCGGCTGTTTTTCTGTTTCTTTCCGTGCTGTCTGCGGCGGCTCCGGAGGAATGGGGCCGTCTGGCCGCCCGCAAAGAGTCGCTGTACAATACGATTTTTGTGTATCAAAAGGACTCTGTGGTGACGCTGCGGTTCGGGCGGCGGGCCGCTGTGCCGATTCAGACGCAGGTCGATTTGAACGATCTGCGGCATCATCAGCTCGAATACACCAAACTGGTTTATGCTTCGCTTCTGTATGTGCCGGAGCCCAACTCGATTCTGGTTCTCGGACTGGGCGGAGGGGTCATCCCGCGCGATTTTCGTTTCTATTTTCCGCAGGCCCAAATTGATGTCGTGGAAATCGACGAGGCCATCCCGCCGCTGGCCAAAGAGTTCTTTGCGTTTGCGGAAGATGACAAACTGAAGGTCTATGTGGATGACGGGCGGATGTTCATCAAAAAGCGGCTCCGCCGCCCCAATCCTCCGCAGTATGACATCATTGTGCTGGACGCCTTCAACGGGGACTATATCCCGTTTCATCTGATGACGCGCGAATTTCTGGAGGAGGTCAAGGGCGTCCTGTCGCCGACGGGGGTTGTGGCGGCCAACGTCTTCTATGACAACCAGCTCTTTGATGCGGAATGGGTGACGTTTCTGAAGGTGTTTGACCGCTGCGATGTCTTTCTGGGACGCACGAGCGGCAATGCGATTCTGATTTCGCCGGGGGCTCAGGTGCAGACGCCGCAGGGAGCGGCGTTTCTGGAGCGGGCCCGAATGCTGCAGGAGCGGCATAAGTTTGCGTTCAGTCTTCCGGCCATCGCCCGCTGTTTTCGTCCGGATTTGAAGCCGGACCCGCAGGCCCGTGTGCTGACGGATGACCGGGCGCCGGTGGATTATCTGCGTCAGCAGCAGCGGCGGGAATAA
- the arsM gene encoding arsenite methyltransferase yields the protein MTETSKETIRQTVRQEYSKIAKGQSSCCCGCTPSAQLAQHLGYSADDLALLPDGANLGLSCGNPTALADLKPGQVVLDLGSGGGIDVFIAASKVGPTGRAVGVDMTPDMVSKARASIPAFTQKTGLSNVEFRLGEIEHLPVADGTVDVVISNCVINLSPDKQQVWNEIARVLKPGGKACISDLALQKPLPAELARSAAALVSCVAGAVPVEQTLQMAKQAGLCSLRIEKHPYSIELAADCNDPLYRQVREALPPGAKLSDYVISIHLTAFKPAEKGL from the coding sequence ATGACAGAAACTTCCAAAGAAACCATTCGACAAACAGTTCGGCAGGAATATTCCAAAATCGCCAAAGGGCAGTCCTCCTGCTGCTGCGGCTGCACCCCCTCCGCCCAGCTGGCGCAGCATCTGGGCTATTCCGCGGATGACCTGGCTCTGCTGCCGGACGGCGCCAACCTCGGCCTGTCCTGCGGCAATCCGACGGCGCTGGCGGACCTGAAGCCCGGACAGGTTGTGCTGGACCTGGGCAGCGGCGGCGGAATCGACGTCTTCATCGCCGCCTCCAAAGTCGGCCCGACCGGCCGAGCCGTCGGCGTCGATATGACCCCGGATATGGTCAGCAAAGCCCGCGCCTCCATTCCCGCCTTCACACAAAAAACCGGACTGTCCAATGTGGAGTTTCGGCTCGGCGAAATCGAGCATCTGCCCGTCGCCGACGGCACCGTCGACGTGGTTATCTCCAACTGCGTCATCAATCTGTCCCCCGACAAACAGCAGGTCTGGAATGAAATCGCCCGGGTTCTCAAACCCGGAGGCAAGGCCTGCATCTCCGACCTGGCCCTCCAGAAACCTCTGCCGGCGGAACTCGCCCGTTCGGCCGCCGCCTTGGTCAGCTGCGTGGCCGGAGCCGTTCCGGTCGAACAGACCCTCCAAATGGCCAAACAAGCAGGTTTGTGCAGTCTTCGCATTGAAAAACATCCCTACAGCATCGAACTGGCGGCTGACTGCAATGACCCGCTGTATCGGCAGGTCCGAGAAGCCCTGCCGCCGGGTGCCAAACTAAGCGATTACGTGATCAGCATCCATCTGACGGCCTTCAAACCTGCAGAAAAAGGATTATAA